A single Anopheles maculipalpis chromosome 3RL, idAnoMacuDA_375_x, whole genome shotgun sequence DNA region contains:
- the LOC126561424 gene encoding ubiquitin carboxyl-terminal hydrolase 43, producing the protein MEKHNTLDVASSAAAARATNTTVTGGGASSKLKRAFSMPRNPFQGSRGSNQPPAKAVGNGNGTAGAAGEKDDESRCDLRLTNSSNQKKSTTAITVGSGSEGVGPATNGASSGGNEKKIFRRLSVKKFINRIAQQMTYVNRTVGNHKFDKVQSSQPSTLNGSARTGIGNCTAGGGNVAGGKFVWPPDTVPGVIGLRNHGNTCFMNAVLQCLSHTDILAQYFVLDLYKADLKRRNKINAKKFGTKGELTEQLALVLKSLWTCKDAPDYSSNFKAVVDRYGSQFRSSTQHDAQEFLFWLLDKVHEDLNTATKRKYKAIKNNGRSDEVIAAETLANYVRCNNSFVQAVFQAQFRSSLSCPTCGKQSNTFDPFYCLSVPLPQLSQQPVLVKVIYSSQQPKQVKLGLGIPHGSPVLALREQLHADTGIALDRMILTEICESGFSRVFCDSHLMSSVRENDPLYCIECPTPEDASSGTKIVLCLCNGKRDFGGQVKRFGTPFCLVVNRDVSYSELQKLLLKEMSAILRSEVFAFATPAQNLFRMRLQDPSCDADTYLEATVEHPLFTEMIDLALSVLPTDAGPAHVKLLLEWTEPERFFNDMGDPFVEHESVSQMREKIPASSALTLEQCFEHYTKAETLGQDNAWKCPHCQEYLPVVKTLGLWSLPDIMVIHLKRFRQQQLRASTQAAKLTNLVKFPLHGFDMTPHLARDPTAHQPNPSQTSAHQSHTLDRQQVGGYADTDSWSPWRKIMRSAHSTQTHSMLVGGGGGGTGTGRRQLAMDNRYDLYAVCYHQGDTLETGHYTAACKNPYDGQWYRFDDQRVSQVPSDRIDDEIINNEAYLLFYQRRKLPADGSGECSGSSSSSSGDHWVSKIIVPPAANATSTATLERNKAQSTTTTTTAAAPAAASTIVKSKATPMVETTTIPGASSGSASETVLPVSISPDTECLKSPEDGNTTKGKDSLADVMSVSWSNEKKDRGEEGVVHQHEEVKSLPGKRTPKDETMAQEGEPIAAKSDLQSASSHPSSSPSLSLLSSTSSTAVVPTESKQETIAHEAKESKICTEEAIQQSSEALPNANNTNKSPDNPDKEPGKEQCSKTDISGPVSLPLRADKHDRVDQKLGLATSSSTTNGGGRFSLPSSQQFQDILWRENMSELMHHRPSSFTTYKSVLEAGDAVSLIRGANTCSKDTLLFIDQQNHGLDRVVLDDDDDPNDLLPPGSGSRALWISPVTPHKLITVSPKN; encoded by the exons ATGGAGAAACATAATACGCTGGATGTCGCGTCGTCTGCGGCGGCGGCCCgggccaccaacaccaccgtcACGGGGGGTGGTGCGAGCAGCAAGCTAAAGAGAGCATTTTCAATGCCGCGCAATCCATTTCAAGGTTCGCGAGGAAGTAACCAGCCGCCTGCTAAAGCGGTTGGCAATGGCAACGGTACAGCAGGCGCTGCAGGCGAGAAAGATGACGAATCGCGCTGTGATTTGAGGttaaccaacagcagcaatcaGAAGAAATCGACCACAGCGATCACGGTCGGTAGTGGTTCGGAGGGTGTTGGTCCAGCCACCAATGGAGCTAGTAGCGGTGGCAACGAAAAGAAGATCTTCCGCCGATTATCGGTGAAAAAGTTTATCAATCGCATTGCACAACAGATGACTTATGTCAATCGCACGGTG GGCAATCATAAATTCGACAAGGTACAATCGTCACAGCCATCCACCCTCAATGGATCGGCACGAACCGGCATTGGCAATTGTACAGCAGGCGGTGGGAACGTGGCAGGAGGAAAATTTGTGTGGCCACCCGATACAGTGCCGGGCGTGATAGGGTTACGGAACCATGGCAATACTTGCTTCATGAACGCCGTGCTGCAGTGTCTCAGCCACACGGACATACTGGCTCAGTATTTCGTTTTGGATCTTTACAAG GCCGATCTGAAACGACGCAACAAAATTAATGCCAAAAAGTTCGGCACTAAGGGCGAACTGACGGAGCAGCTGGCCCTGGTGCTAAAGTCGCTATGGACGTGCAAAGACGCACCGGACTATAGTTCCAATTTTAAG GCTGTGGTCGATCGATACGGAAGTCAATTCAGAAGTTCCACCCAGCACGATGCTCAGGAGTTCCTGTTCTGGTTGCTGGACAAGGTGCACGAAGATTTGAACACGGCAACGAAACGGAAGTACAAAGCGATTAAG AATAATGGTCGCTCGGATGAGGTGATCGCGGCCGAAACGCTGGCAAATTACGTGCGCTGCAACAACTCGTTCGTACAGGCCGTTTTCCAAGCCCAATTTCGCTCCTCGCTTTCCTGCCCGACCTGTGGCAAGCAGAGCAATACGTTCGATCCGTTCTACTGTCTATCGGTGCCACTGCCCCAACTGTCCCAGCAACCGGTGCTGGTGAAGGTGATCTATTCCTCCCAGCAACCGAAACAGGTTAAACTGGGCTTAGGCATTCCGCACGGTTCACCCGTACTGGCGTTGCGTGAACAACTTCATGCCGACACCGGCATTGCCCTCGACCGGATGATACTGACCGAAATCTGCGAATCGGGTTTCAGTCGTGTGTTTTGCGATTCACACCTTATGTCATCCGTGCGTGAAAATGATCCACTGTACTGTATCGAATGTCCAACCCCGGAGGATGCATCCAGCGGGACGAAGATAGTGCTCTGTCTGTGCAACGGGAAGCGCGACTTTGGTGGACAGGTGAAACGGTTCGGTACGCCGTTCTGTTTGGTTGTCAATCGGGATGTTTCTTACAGTGAGCTGCAGAAGCTGCTACTGAAGGAAATGTCGGCCATTTTGCGCTCGGAAGTGTTTGCATTTGCGACACCGGCTCAGAATTTGTTTCGCATGCGCCTGCAAGATCCATCGTGCGATGCAGACACGTACCTTGAGGCAACGGTAGAGCATCCACTATTTACGGAAATGATCGATCTCGCACTTTCGGTCCTACCGACGGATGCAGGGCCAGCACACGTGAAGCTTCTGCTCGAATGGACCGAACCGGAACGATTTTTCAACGATATGGGCGATCCTTTTGTGGAGCATGAAAGCGTTAGCCAGATGAGAGAAAAAATTCCCGCCAGTTCGGCACTAACGCTTGAACAGTGCTTCGAACATTACACCAAGGCAGAAACGCTTGGACAGGATAACGCGTGGAAGTGTCCTCACTGTCAGGAGTATCTGCCGGTGGTAAAAACACTTGGCCTATGGTCATTGCCGGACATAATGGTGATACACCTGAAGCGATTCCGGCAGCAGCAACTTCGCGCCAGCACACAGGCAGCCAAGCTGACTAATCTGGTCAAGTTTCCGCTGCATGGTTTCGATATGACTCCTCATCTGGCGCGTGATCCCACCGCTCACCAGCCCAACCCGTCCCAAACTTCCGCCCACCAAAGCCACACGCTAGATCGGCAGCAAGTTGGTGGATACGCGGATACGGACAGTTGGAGCCCGTGGCGTAAAATCATGCGCAGCGCTCATTCGACGCAAACACATTCCATGCTAGTggggggaggaggaggaggaacaGGAACGGGTCGCCGTCAGCTAGCGATGGATAACCGGTACGATCTGTACGCCGTGTGCTATCATCAAGGGGACACACTCGAAACGGGCCATTACACTGCCGCCTGCAAAAATCCGTACGATGGTCAGTGGTATCGGTTTGACGATCAGCGTGTCTCGCAGGTGCCGAGCGATCGTATCGACGATGAAATTATCAACAACGAGGCTTACCTGTTGTTCTACCAAAGACGAAAGCTCCCGGCGGATGGATCAGGCGAATGTTCTGGCAGCTCAAGCTCTAGTTCAGGCGATCATTGGGTGTCGAAAATTATCGTACCACCAGCAGCGAACGCCACATCGACGGCAACTTTGGAACGTAACAAAGCGCAatcgacgacaacgacgaccactgctgctgccccTGCTGCAGCATCAACGATCGTCAAATCAAAAGCGACTCCAATGGTAGAGACCACCACTATACCAGGCGCATCGTCCGGAAGCGCATCAGAAACCGTTTTACCGGTCAGTATTTCACCCGACACCGAATGTCTTAAATCGCCCGAAGATGGAAACACAACTAAAGGGAAGGATAGTTTGGCGGATGTTATGTCGGTATCGTGGTCAAACGAGAAAAAGGACCGAGGCGAGGAAGGTGTGGTTCACCAGCATGAGGAAGTTAAGAGTTTACCTGGCAAGCGGACGCCTAAGGATGAAACGATGGCTCAAGAAGGAGAACCGATCGCGGCTAAAAGTGATCTACAATCCGCATCCTCACATCCTTCTTCATCACCTTCTCTATCTTTATTATCATCTACATCGTCGACAGCTGTTGTGCcaacggaaagcaaacaagaaactATCGCCCACGAAGCCAAAGAATCAAAGATATGTACGGAAGAAGCGATCCAACAATCGTCGGAAGCACTACCAAACGCTAACAATACTAATAAATCCCCGGACAACCCGGACAAGGAACCGGGTAAGGAGCAGTGTTCGAAAACAGATATTTCCGGTCCAGTGTCGTTGCCCCTACGGGCAGATAAACACGACCGGGTCGATCAAAAGCTGGGCTTGGCGACCTCATCGTCAACCACAAACGGTGGAGGTCGCTTCTCGCTACCTTCTTCCCAACAGTTTCAAGACATTCTGTGGCGTGAGAACATGTCCGAGCTGATGCACCATCGGCCATCGTCCTTTACCACGTACAAGAGCGTGCTTGAGGCGGGTGATGCCGTTTCGCTGATCCGTGGTGCGAACACATGCAGCAAGGACACGCTACTATTTATTGATCAGCAGAACCATGGGCTCGATCGGGTGGTGctggacgatgacgatgatccGAACGATCTGCTCCCGCCGGGCAGTGGAAGTCGTGCGCTGTGG ATTTCCCCGGTTACGCCACATAAGCTGATAACCGTCTCACCGAAGAATTAA
- the LOC126562285 gene encoding monocarboxylate transporter 12 has product MMRASRVPPDGGYGWVIVAGCALVNVFNQSLVSVFGLMFADYLASLGEHAFGAALVMNVCNISLNFSGLITGPIIKRFKPRKAAILGSLLTGSALTFCSYSTKLWQIVLSYSVTFGFGLGLIQSSTFVALNSYFRLRKGRAVGFALAGTGVGQILMPLLVQFLLSNFNFRDATLIIGGLAFNGVVGACLLQPVEWHMKESLTEDGRESQPLLAADKLTKQTNGSTCRKSSCGWAKLAALMDFAILKQVSFLNLIIGLGLAYTASTSFSLFFPYFLQKSANLTMLEAANCMSVLSTTDLITRITVPAVVDKMEFSHRTTFLLAGICLVVARSVMAEMRSLILLMVTSAFYGIFRSITIVNQNLTVAEYCSERQIEKMLPNALGFNMVTKGILVLSLGQILGWFADFTGSYSLNLHAQNLLLVTTCVLWLCEMYFKDDDN; this is encoded by the exons ATGATGCGCGCCTCTCGAGTTCCTCCCGACGGAGGCTATGGATGGGTTATTGTGGCCGGTTGCGCCCTAGTAAAT GTGTTCAATCAATCGTTAGTGTCGGTATTCGGTCTCATGTTTGCCGACTATCTCGCAAGTCTTGGAGAGCACGCATTTGGTGCCGCATTGGTCATGAACGTGTGCAACATTTCACTCAACTTTTCCGGCTTAATTACTGGCCCCATTATCAAGCGGTTCAAACCAAGAAAGGCTGCCATTTTGGGGAGTTTGCTGACCGGCAGTGCGTTAACGTTTTGCTCGTACAGCACCAAACTGTGGCAAATTGTGCTTTCGTACAGTGTGACCTTTGGATTTGGTCTGGGACTCATACAGTCGTCCACATTTGTAGCTCTCAACTCTTACTTTCGACTCCGGAAAGGTCGTGCAGTTGGCTTTGCACTCGCAGGGACAGGAGTCGGTCAAATTCTGATGCCCTTGCTGGTACAATTTCTTCTAAGTAACTTTAACTTTAGGGACGCAACTCTCATCATCGGTGGATTAGCTTTTAATGGG GTGGTTGGTGCTTGCTTACTTCAACCCGTGGAATGGCACATGAAGGAAAGTCTCACGGAAGATGGCCGAGAAAGCCAACCACTGCTTGCAGCAGATAAACTAACCAAACAAACGAATGGATCTACTTGCCGTAAATCATCCTGTGGTTGGGCTAAGCTCGCTGCCCTGATGGATTTTGCGATCCTCAAGCAAGTGTCCTTTTTGAACCTAATCATCGGTCTTGGACTTGCCTATACGGCGTCGACAAGCTTCTCCCTATTTTTCCCCTACTTCCTACAG AAATCTGCAAACCTTACCATGCTTGAAGCGGCGAACTGCATGTCCGTCCTGTCCACGACCGATCTTATCACAAGGATAACTGTTCCAGCGGTTGTAGACAAAATGGAGTTTTCGCATCGAACCACGTTCCTACTGGCTGGTATCTGTCTAGTAGTGGCTCGTTCCGTCATGGCCGAGATGCGCTCCTTGATTCTGCTCATGGTCACATCTGCCTTCTACGGCATCTTCCGCTCCATCACGATCGTAAACCAGAACCTGACTGTAGCGGAATATTGTAGCGAGCGACAGATCGAGAAGATGCTTCCGAACGCGCTTGGCTTTAACATGGTAACGAAGGGTATATTGGTGCTGAGCCTTGGCCAGATACTTGGCTGGTTTGCAGACTTCACTGGAAGCTACTCACTAAACTTGCACGCACAGAATCTACTTCTCGTCACAACCTGCGTACTTTGGTTGTGTGAAATGTATTTCAAAGATGATGATAACTAA